The Streptomyces kanamyceticus genome window below encodes:
- a CDS encoding class I SAM-dependent methyltransferase, protein MREGHEGTGPGAITPDGCAVELYARLSVGDEPDVIAGAVPAGAHILELGSGAGRVTRPLLARGFRVTAVDESAEMLEKVAGLDGGVRTVRSPIERLDLEEKFGVVMLASFLVHNGDVAVRRGLLRTCRSHVTDDGCVLIQREGADYHTNLPRERVDPGGFTVRILSAEPVGDGVNEVRAEYVFPDAVWTQTFRARPLTTAQFEEALAEEGLKVDKYLTDDGTWVRAVPVPV, encoded by the coding sequence ATGCGTGAGGGACACGAGGGGACGGGCCCCGGCGCGATCACGCCGGACGGCTGCGCGGTCGAGTTGTACGCACGCCTGTCCGTCGGGGACGAGCCGGACGTCATCGCCGGGGCGGTCCCGGCCGGGGCGCACATCCTCGAACTGGGCAGCGGCGCGGGGCGGGTGACCCGCCCGCTGCTCGCGCGGGGCTTCCGGGTGACGGCCGTGGACGAGTCGGCCGAGATGCTGGAGAAGGTCGCCGGACTCGACGGCGGGGTGCGTACGGTCCGCAGCCCGATCGAGCGGCTGGACCTGGAAGAGAAGTTCGGCGTGGTGATGCTCGCGTCGTTCCTGGTGCACAACGGAGACGTGGCGGTGCGGCGCGGGCTGCTGCGGACCTGCCGGAGCCATGTCACGGACGACGGGTGTGTGCTGATCCAGCGGGAGGGCGCGGATTACCACACGAACCTGCCCAGGGAGCGCGTCGATCCGGGCGGCTTCACCGTCCGGATCCTGTCGGCGGAGCCGGTCGGCGACGGCGTGAACGAGGTCCGCGCGGAGTACGTCTTCCCCGACGCCGTCTGGACCCAGACGTTCCGCGCCCGCCCGCTCACCACGGCACAGTTCGAGGAGGCGCTGGCGGAGGAGGGCCTGAAGGTCGACAAGTACCTGACGGACGACGGGACGTGGGTGCGGGCGGTGCCGGTGCCGGTATAG
- the coaE gene encoding dephospho-CoA kinase, producing the protein MLKVGLTGGIGAGKSEVSRLLVARGAVLIDADKIAREVVEPGTPGLAAVVEAFGREVLAPDGSLDRPKLGGIVFADPERLAVLNSIVHPLVGARSAELEASASGDAVVVHDVPLLAENGLAPLYDLVVVVDASPGTQLDRLVRLRGMSEEDARARMAAQATREKRLEIADVVIDNDGPLDGLAERVGAVWEDLARRARAASGQ; encoded by the coding sequence ATGCTGAAGGTGGGCCTGACCGGCGGTATCGGCGCCGGCAAGAGTGAGGTGTCGCGGCTGCTCGTGGCGCGCGGTGCCGTTCTGATCGACGCGGACAAGATCGCCCGTGAAGTGGTGGAACCGGGAACTCCGGGTCTGGCGGCGGTCGTTGAGGCTTTCGGGCGGGAGGTGCTCGCCCCGGACGGTTCGTTGGACCGTCCGAAGCTGGGCGGCATCGTCTTCGCCGACCCGGAGAGGCTCGCCGTACTGAACTCGATCGTGCACCCGCTCGTCGGCGCCCGTTCCGCCGAGCTGGAGGCGTCCGCGTCCGGTGACGCGGTGGTCGTGCATGACGTGCCGCTGCTCGCGGAGAACGGCCTCGCACCGCTGTACGACCTGGTGGTCGTCGTCGACGCGAGCCCCGGGACCCAGCTGGACCGCCTGGTGCGGCTGCGCGGCATGAGCGAGGAGGACGCCCGCGCGCGGATGGCCGCGCAGGCCACGCGCGAGAAGCGCCTGGAGATCGCGGACGTCGTCATCGACAACGACGGGCCGCTCGACGGGCTCGCCGAGCGGGTCGGGGCGGTCTGGGAGGACCTCGCGCGGCGGGCGCGGGCGGCCTCGGGCCAGTAG
- a CDS encoding DUF6343 family protein, with product MKRTGSEPVTARSPLRMRLWFSVWGLIWAAFGTAVFALTGRTGWAVACGVLCLVVVTDLAMVLRHLRQGPHYQPGRDIPPYEPPRTPPAGTP from the coding sequence ATGAAGCGCACAGGCAGTGAACCGGTGACCGCGCGCAGTCCGCTGCGCATGCGCCTCTGGTTCAGCGTATGGGGTCTGATCTGGGCGGCGTTCGGCACGGCCGTCTTCGCGCTCACCGGGCGTACGGGATGGGCGGTGGCCTGCGGCGTGCTGTGCCTGGTGGTCGTCACCGATCTGGCCATGGTGCTGCGCCATCTGCGACAGGGCCCGCACTATCAGCCGGGCCGCGACATCCCGCCCTACGAACCACCGAGAACGCCACCCGCCGGCACGCCTTAG
- a CDS encoding acyltransferase domain-containing protein, whose translation MLPEADELPEVLLDLAVPHEDINGLVALRDRLWEDAEARWLLDRCVDALVRDMGKPGGTPEFPVLPEGLGELGRCFFVYVYVAALPYAREYHRGRGIPEEVSRRTLADLGRHLAVHRRARGGRGLAVPGWHGLHFRGELYQLGRLQFQRAVLGERMGGAVAGGGAGVGAGAGRAAGPGDPCLNLHITDYRGPLSPEACDRSLALAREFFARYFPEERYETAVCHSWLLDPQLRHYLPADSNIVRFQDRFRQADGYGRDPDDSTPVGFVFGDRDLAVDRLPRRTRVERAVGDHLRSGGHWYGGHGWFSL comes from the coding sequence GTGCTCCCGGAGGCCGACGAGCTGCCGGAGGTGCTGCTCGACCTCGCCGTCCCGCACGAGGACATCAACGGCCTGGTGGCGCTGCGCGACCGGCTCTGGGAGGACGCGGAGGCGCGGTGGCTGCTCGACCGCTGCGTCGACGCGCTCGTGCGCGACATGGGGAAGCCCGGCGGCACCCCCGAGTTCCCGGTGCTGCCCGAAGGGCTCGGGGAGCTCGGGCGCTGCTTCTTCGTGTACGTGTATGTGGCGGCGCTGCCGTACGCGCGGGAGTACCACCGGGGCCGGGGCATACCCGAGGAGGTGTCGCGCCGTACGCTCGCCGACCTCGGGCGGCATCTGGCCGTGCACCGCAGGGCGCGCGGCGGCCGGGGCCTGGCCGTGCCGGGCTGGCACGGGCTGCACTTCCGGGGTGAGCTCTACCAACTGGGGCGGCTGCAGTTCCAGCGGGCCGTGCTGGGGGAGCGGATGGGCGGCGCGGTGGCCGGGGGCGGGGCTGGAGTTGGTGCTGGTGCTGGGCGCGCGGCGGGTCCGGGGGATCCCTGCCTCAACCTTCACATCACCGACTACCGGGGGCCGTTGAGCCCCGAGGCGTGTGACCGGTCCCTCGCCCTGGCGCGGGAGTTCTTCGCGCGGTACTTCCCCGAGGAACGATATGAGACAGCTGTGTGCCACTCCTGGCTGCTCGATCCGCAGCTGAGGCACTACCTGCCCGCGGACTCGAACATCGTCCGCTTCCAGGACCGATTCCGCCAGGCCGACGGTTATGGGCGGGATCCGGACGACAGCACTCCGGTCGGCTTCGTCTTCGGTGACCGCGATCTCGCCGTGGACCGACTGCCCAGGCGCACCAGGGTGGAGCGGGCGGTCGGCGACCATCTGCGGTCAGGTGGGCACTGGTACGGAGGGCATGGCTGGTTCTCGCTGTAG
- a CDS encoding tetratricopeptide repeat protein yields MPDITPETHVIDFRAAEQLLAARDPRGAVKLLDTVIAAHPENTAARLLRARAFFAAAQLRAAELEFSIVLEREPDNAFAHFALARTYERGARQEQARRHFRLAAALDPQPQYLAAARFDEGGGAG; encoded by the coding sequence GTGCCTGACATCACCCCGGAGACGCACGTCATCGACTTTCGTGCGGCGGAGCAGCTCCTTGCCGCGCGGGATCCGCGTGGCGCGGTGAAGCTCCTGGACACGGTCATCGCCGCCCACCCCGAGAACACCGCGGCCCGGTTGCTGCGGGCGCGCGCGTTCTTCGCCGCGGCGCAACTGCGCGCCGCCGAGCTGGAGTTCAGCATCGTCCTGGAGCGCGAGCCGGACAACGCGTTCGCGCACTTCGCGCTCGCCCGCACCTATGAGCGCGGCGCGCGCCAGGAGCAGGCGCGGCGCCACTTCAGGCTCGCGGCCGCGCTGGATCCGCAGCCACAGTACCTGGCGGCCGCGCGGTTCGACGAGGGTGGCGGCGCGGGCTGA
- a CDS encoding DUF3592 domain-containing protein has translation MVVLAALTAFGGLVAVLAGAYGLRQTRRISAAGAVAQALVKAAPPGAERPTLQFETGEGRVVEVVSPVPPTRRRPLASGDLVHLAYDTEDPRETVLLGGERTGLDRAFVGAGLALVVLGAVLVAFAL, from the coding sequence GTGGTCGTACTCGCGGCGCTGACGGCGTTCGGCGGTCTTGTCGCGGTCCTCGCGGGCGCGTACGGCCTGCGGCAGACCCGGCGCATCAGCGCCGCGGGAGCTGTGGCGCAGGCCCTGGTCAAGGCCGCGCCACCGGGCGCCGAGCGGCCCACGCTGCAGTTCGAGACCGGCGAAGGGCGGGTCGTCGAGGTCGTCTCGCCCGTGCCTCCCACCCGGCGCAGGCCGCTCGCGTCGGGCGACCTGGTGCACCTCGCGTACGACACCGAGGACCCGCGCGAGACGGTGCTGCTCGGCGGCGAGCGCACGGGGCTCGACCGGGCCTTCGTGGGCGCGGGTCTCGCGCTCGTCGTGCTGGGCGCCGTGCTGGTGGCCTTCGCGCTCTGA